One genomic window of Polyangiaceae bacterium includes the following:
- a CDS encoding GNAT family N-acetyltransferase: MAHRVARLRSRSARALRRTIRLPVNQTLIVPPRADLRARPIETERLTLAPVDPSDSQEVWLAVHGSRPLLSKWLPWVQYYTEPASSMRFTEACVADWDQGRALRFTIRERAGRTFVGVVGLESCVHIHRQCDLGYWLRKEGMRRGLMTEAARAAIEFAFRYMGAHRVRVAAATDNHASLRVISRLGFRFEGIARQAEWCDGRWLDHGVFALLATDPRPG; encoded by the coding sequence ATGGCTCATCGCGTGGCTCGACTTCGAAGCCGGTCTGCTCGAGCCCTACGTCGCACGATTCGTTTGCCCGTGAACCAGACGCTCATCGTTCCACCTCGAGCTGACCTTCGCGCTCGACCCATCGAGACCGAGAGGCTCACGCTCGCCCCTGTCGATCCGTCGGATTCGCAAGAGGTTTGGCTCGCCGTACACGGGTCGCGACCGCTCTTGTCGAAGTGGCTTCCGTGGGTTCAGTACTACACGGAGCCTGCATCGAGCATGCGCTTCACCGAAGCGTGCGTTGCGGACTGGGATCAAGGTCGCGCGCTGCGCTTCACGATTCGCGAGCGTGCGGGTCGAACGTTCGTCGGTGTCGTTGGCCTCGAATCGTGCGTGCACATTCATCGCCAATGCGACCTTGGCTATTGGCTGCGCAAGGAAGGCATGCGCCGCGGGCTCATGACGGAAGCGGCCCGAGCGGCCATCGAGTTTGCTTTTCGCTACATGGGCGCGCATCGCGTGCGCGTTGCAGCAGCGACCGACAATCACGCATCGCTGCGGGTCATCAGCCGTTTGGGGTTCCGCTTCGAAGGCATCGCGCGGCAAGCGGAATGGTGTGACGGACGGTGGCTCGACCACGGCGTATTTGCGCTTCTTGCGACGGATCCGCGTCCGGGCTGA
- a CDS encoding protein kinase → MASPTATKIPVGTILSEKYRVTREIGRGGMAAVYEAENVDIGKRVAIKVLAQELTTSMVVVERFFREARAAAAIRSPYICDVYDSGRLDEGPPFLVLELLEGESLYERMTKVRYFDIPTTLAIVSQVCRGLTKAHAANIVHRDLKPENIFIAKDEDGALLAKILDFGLAKFYTPLDGSGDAKQSRLTREGAVFGTPAYMSPEQVRGQGAVDHRADLWALACIVYECFTGRTVWQTEQGVAMTFAQIASAPVPDPLVYRPDLPPSFKDWFDKALDRRIDQRYQTAREFSDELIAALDPSARLDTSGAFRVDGSGSSGLYVRVTAPGPASPEPDGSELSLSQPPPPPPNPALAVPVPAAGGVPEMAPRGTTATFEAPPRAPDVNNRKAVQVSDEKPTQTSTFLLIGALVGALIGGGYVVWSKMQADPKTPVVATSVSAPVASAPPPVSAAPSAKAVPETPPAPVLPWRPFVAEAQEKLVTGDHKGALKSLKEAFDKGGHGVPRTMLDHVQVAIASAAAKSSCTLTGLGRPRTYDLHSVTSRRVSAGRPYIALGTNGPVVTWTDTHEGLEHAYTAVLDNAMRTIAEPIDITPEGGRVQLPVVVSYGSDLPIIYTDGRGNDAGVHARLLAADGTIGSPMVNIAPLKEPNSGSAIAKAADGTYVAVWTAEVETGSEELFMRRLSAKLEPLGEVVRATDFAPSGLQKPRVRLPSVAVADEAAQITFRLERSPQQIIYRMRVPLADLGKGVEPRKKGESTDRWIGEAVVVNTDRSRGDTSSIACSKEECFLVWDNEVFGGVSAAAIDPATAQPLWRDKFSRTGGHPTVAFDEAGNARIVWFEKGGIMTAPVTRAKVGAPAKIARVSGAQPAPAVIPGKTPGEWLIAWLDFEAGLLEPYVARFVCP, encoded by the coding sequence ATGGCCTCACCGACAGCGACGAAGATCCCGGTAGGTACCATCCTGTCGGAGAAGTACAGAGTCACACGCGAGATCGGTCGTGGCGGCATGGCTGCCGTCTACGAAGCCGAGAACGTCGACATCGGCAAACGCGTCGCCATCAAAGTGCTCGCGCAGGAACTGACCACGTCGATGGTCGTCGTCGAGCGGTTCTTCCGTGAAGCTCGTGCAGCCGCCGCGATTCGTAGTCCCTACATCTGCGACGTATACGATTCGGGACGTCTCGACGAAGGCCCCCCGTTCCTCGTCCTCGAACTGCTCGAAGGTGAATCGCTCTACGAGCGCATGACGAAGGTTCGGTACTTCGACATTCCGACGACGCTCGCCATCGTCAGCCAAGTATGTCGAGGTCTGACGAAGGCTCATGCAGCCAACATCGTTCATCGCGATCTCAAGCCTGAGAACATCTTCATCGCCAAGGACGAAGACGGCGCGCTGCTCGCCAAGATTCTCGATTTCGGCCTCGCCAAATTTTACACGCCGCTCGACGGATCCGGCGATGCCAAGCAATCGCGGCTCACACGTGAAGGCGCTGTCTTCGGAACACCTGCGTACATGAGCCCCGAGCAGGTTCGTGGACAAGGTGCCGTCGATCATCGCGCCGACCTCTGGGCGCTCGCGTGCATCGTGTACGAGTGTTTCACCGGACGAACCGTTTGGCAGACCGAGCAAGGTGTGGCGATGACGTTCGCGCAGATCGCCAGCGCACCCGTTCCCGACCCGCTCGTCTATCGCCCCGACTTGCCGCCGTCGTTCAAGGACTGGTTCGACAAGGCTCTCGATCGTCGTATCGACCAACGATATCAAACGGCCCGCGAGTTCTCCGACGAGCTCATCGCGGCGCTCGATCCGTCCGCGCGTCTCGATACGTCCGGAGCCTTTCGCGTCGATGGAAGCGGTTCGAGCGGTCTGTATGTTCGCGTCACTGCGCCGGGGCCTGCGTCACCCGAACCCGACGGAAGCGAGCTGTCTCTGTCGCAGCCGCCGCCACCTCCGCCGAACCCAGCGCTTGCGGTGCCAGTACCCGCAGCGGGGGGCGTGCCGGAAATGGCTCCGCGAGGGACGACGGCGACGTTCGAGGCGCCTCCGCGTGCACCAGACGTCAACAATCGCAAAGCGGTACAGGTTTCAGACGAAAAACCGACGCAGACGAGCACGTTCTTGCTCATCGGTGCGCTCGTCGGCGCGCTGATTGGTGGCGGGTACGTCGTCTGGTCGAAGATGCAGGCGGATCCGAAGACGCCTGTCGTGGCGACGTCCGTATCTGCACCCGTCGCGAGCGCGCCGCCTCCTGTATCAGCCGCGCCGAGCGCAAAGGCGGTGCCCGAAACGCCACCGGCGCCCGTGCTTCCATGGCGTCCGTTTGTCGCGGAAGCTCAGGAAAAACTGGTCACGGGCGACCACAAAGGCGCCCTCAAGTCCCTCAAGGAAGCGTTCGACAAGGGCGGCCACGGCGTACCGAGAACGATGCTCGATCACGTCCAAGTGGCCATCGCGAGCGCTGCGGCGAAATCATCGTGCACGCTCACCGGGCTCGGTCGTCCGCGTACGTACGATCTGCACTCGGTGACGTCACGCCGCGTATCCGCCGGTCGTCCCTACATTGCTTTGGGCACCAACGGTCCGGTGGTCACGTGGACCGACACGCACGAAGGGCTCGAACACGCGTACACCGCGGTGCTCGACAATGCGATGCGCACGATCGCCGAACCGATCGACATCACGCCCGAAGGTGGCCGCGTCCAGCTCCCCGTCGTCGTGTCGTACGGCTCCGATCTGCCGATCATCTACACGGATGGGCGCGGAAACGACGCGGGTGTGCATGCGCGATTGCTCGCTGCGGATGGAACGATCGGCAGCCCGATGGTGAACATCGCGCCGCTCAAGGAGCCGAATTCGGGGTCAGCGATCGCAAAGGCCGCCGATGGAACCTATGTGGCGGTGTGGACAGCGGAAGTCGAAACGGGGAGCGAAGAGCTCTTCATGCGCCGTTTGTCCGCGAAGCTCGAACCTCTCGGTGAAGTCGTGCGTGCGACGGACTTCGCTCCCTCGGGGCTTCAGAAGCCACGCGTGCGTTTGCCTTCTGTTGCAGTTGCTGATGAAGCCGCGCAAATCACGTTCCGCCTCGAAAGATCCCCTCAACAGATCATCTACCGCATGCGCGTACCGCTCGCTGATCTCGGCAAGGGTGTCGAGCCACGCAAGAAGGGTGAGAGCACCGATCGGTGGATTGGTGAAGCCGTCGTCGTGAACACCGACAGGTCACGCGGTGATACGTCGTCGATCGCGTGCTCCAAAGAAGAATGCTTCCTCGTGTGGGACAACGAAGTCTTCGGTGGCGTGTCTGCAGCGGCGATCGATCCGGCCACCGCGCAGCCGCTATGGCGTGACAAGTTCAGTCGCACGGGTGGGCATCCGACGGTTGCCTTCGATGAAGCGGGCAACGCTCGGATCGTGTGGTTCGAAAAGGGTGGCATCATGACGGCTCCGGTGACGCGCGCGAAAGTCGGAGCACCAGCCAAGATCGCTCGCGTCAGCGGTGCGCAACCTGCGCCGGCAGTCATTCCCGGAAAAACCCCCGGCGAATGGCTCATCGCGTGGCTCGACTTCGAAGCCGGTCTGCTCGAGCCCTACGTCGCACGATTCGTTTGCCCGTGA
- the glnA gene encoding type I glutamate--ammonia ligase has protein sequence MKPKDVIQFAKDHDCKFVDLKFIDLPGIWQHTTIPANRLSEDMFEEGIGFDGSSVRGWQPINASDMLMTPDPTTARIDPFPAQKTLSLICKISDPITGQPYGRDPRYIAKKAENHLRATGIADTAFMGPEAEFFVFDSVRYESSPRTGFFELDSEEASWNMSKAGPNLGHKIRSKEGYFPVAPNDSLVDVRADMMTTLIESGINVEVGHHEVASAGQCEIGFKFATLTSTADNLMWFKYVVKNVAKRNGKSATFMPKPLFGDNGSGMHTHQSLWKEGRPLFAGDGYAGLSDVGSWYIGGILKHAKALAALTNPTTNSYRRLVPGYEAPVNLAYSSRNRSAAIRIPVAAGNSPNGRRIEVRFPDASCNPYLAFAAMMMAGLDGIQNRIDPGDPLDKDIYALSPEELESVPKCPGSLDEALSALERDHEFLLRGDVFTRDVIKTWIEYKREREVDAVRLRPVPHEFFLYYDT, from the coding sequence ATGAAACCGAAAGACGTCATTCAATTCGCAAAAGATCACGACTGCAAGTTCGTAGACCTGAAGTTCATCGATCTGCCCGGCATTTGGCAGCACACGACGATCCCTGCCAACCGACTGTCGGAAGACATGTTCGAAGAGGGCATCGGCTTCGATGGCTCGTCGGTGCGCGGATGGCAGCCGATCAACGCGTCCGACATGCTCATGACTCCCGATCCGACGACCGCACGGATCGACCCGTTTCCCGCGCAAAAAACGTTGAGCCTCATCTGCAAGATCTCCGATCCGATCACGGGTCAGCCCTATGGCCGCGACCCGCGGTACATCGCGAAGAAAGCTGAAAACCACCTGCGGGCAACGGGCATCGCCGACACGGCGTTCATGGGCCCCGAGGCCGAGTTCTTCGTCTTCGACTCCGTTCGTTACGAAAGCTCGCCGCGCACGGGTTTCTTCGAGCTCGATTCGGAAGAGGCCTCTTGGAACATGAGCAAAGCCGGCCCGAACCTCGGTCACAAAATCCGCTCGAAAGAAGGCTACTTCCCGGTCGCGCCGAACGACTCGCTCGTCGACGTGCGGGCCGACATGATGACGACGCTCATCGAGTCGGGGATCAACGTCGAGGTTGGGCATCATGAAGTGGCGAGCGCTGGGCAGTGCGAAATTGGCTTCAAGTTCGCGACGCTCACGTCCACGGCCGACAACCTCATGTGGTTCAAGTACGTCGTGAAAAACGTCGCCAAGCGCAACGGCAAGTCGGCGACGTTCATGCCCAAGCCTCTTTTCGGCGACAACGGCAGCGGCATGCACACGCATCAATCGCTTTGGAAGGAAGGCAGGCCGCTCTTTGCAGGTGACGGATATGCGGGTTTGTCCGATGTCGGGAGCTGGTACATCGGCGGCATCCTGAAGCACGCCAAAGCTCTTGCGGCCCTGACAAACCCCACGACCAACAGCTACAGGCGCCTCGTTCCTGGTTACGAAGCTCCTGTCAACCTTGCATATTCGAGCCGCAATCGATCGGCCGCCATCCGTATCCCCGTCGCCGCAGGTAACTCGCCAAACGGTCGTCGCATCGAAGTCCGCTTCCCGGACGCTTCGTGCAACCCCTATCTCGCGTTCGCCGCGATGATGATGGCCGGCCTCGACGGCATCCAGAACCGCATCGATCCCGGCGATCCGCTCGACAAAGACATCTATGCCCTTTCACCCGAAGAGCTCGAAAGCGTCCCCAAGTGCCCCGGGTCGCTCGACGAAGCCCTCTCGGCCCTCGAACGGGACCACGAGTTTTTGCTGCGCGGCGACGTCTTCACGCGTGACGTCATCAAGACGTGGATCGAATACAAGCGTGAACGTGAGGTCGATGCCGTCAGGCTCCGGCCTGTTCCCCACGAGTTCTTCCTCTACTACGACACTTGA
- a CDS encoding P-II family nitrogen regulator has product MKKVEAIIKPFKLDEVKDALAEVGIQGMTVTEVKGFGRTGGKKEVYRGSAYVVDFVPKVKLEIVVPVHLVQNVIDAIEKSARTGRIGDGKIFVSSIDEAIRIRTGERGEDAI; this is encoded by the coding sequence ATGAAGAAGGTCGAAGCAATCATCAAACCGTTCAAACTCGACGAGGTCAAAGACGCCCTCGCCGAGGTGGGCATCCAGGGCATGACGGTCACCGAAGTCAAAGGCTTCGGGCGAACGGGCGGCAAGAAGGAAGTCTATCGCGGCTCCGCGTACGTGGTCGATTTCGTTCCCAAGGTGAAGCTCGAGATCGTCGTGCCGGTTCACCTCGTCCAGAACGTCATCGACGCCATCGAGAAAAGCGCCCGAACGGGCCGTATCGGCGACGGAAAAATCTTCGTCAGCTCGATCGATGAAGCCATCCGCATCCGCACTGGAGAGCGGGGCGAAGACGCGATCTAG
- a CDS encoding HAMP domain-containing histidine kinase — MVLLIGIATALAIALVGIRQLGRLGDDASALRADAIAATIAARMRLAAPEEQSEIVGRAARRSGTEILVVDQRGQIVVDESFGAPSKAEVQRLVAAGSGETRTALGRVRFSARALDPPRQNTSVLAFVSAPNPPPGYVRLVNAVTALTVLLLSVAVGVAHAFAKQVNDDVDFVRERIVDMARPDAAPTGQQIPIRSLDQVGMLTAAFNVLVTRFAAAERTYRADLAQAADMDKERSAFLAGLSHELRTPLNAILGFAHVLESEVDGPLSDEARESLAVIRTSGEHLRQLIDDILELSALETGTLQLSRSPVDVHQVAEQVVREATATVANKPLTLAVDGVGGLYAFADKRRVRQILTNLVSNATKFTTRGSVTVRVEALGSFVVITVRDTGPGIPREQTAAIFKEYTQLGDARSRGGTGLGLAITKRLVSMHGGTIDVTSEMGRGSTFTVSLPRCEANQPPDGANVSDSNDLGSYPPPSRGEAPEVRG; from the coding sequence ATGGTGCTCCTCATCGGGATCGCCACGGCGCTCGCCATCGCGCTCGTGGGCATTCGGCAGCTTGGACGATTGGGTGACGACGCTTCGGCGCTTCGAGCTGACGCGATTGCGGCCACGATCGCTGCGCGCATGCGTCTCGCGGCGCCGGAGGAGCAATCTGAAATCGTCGGCCGAGCAGCTCGTCGCAGTGGCACGGAAATCCTCGTCGTCGATCAACGCGGGCAGATTGTCGTCGACGAAAGTTTCGGCGCTCCAAGCAAGGCTGAAGTTCAAAGACTCGTGGCTGCCGGCAGTGGCGAGACGCGCACGGCGCTCGGTCGCGTACGTTTCTCCGCGCGAGCGCTCGATCCTCCAAGGCAAAACACGTCCGTGCTCGCGTTTGTCTCGGCACCGAATCCGCCTCCGGGCTACGTACGGCTCGTCAATGCCGTCACGGCACTCACGGTGCTGCTGCTCAGCGTCGCCGTCGGTGTGGCGCACGCGTTTGCCAAGCAAGTGAACGACGACGTCGACTTCGTACGAGAACGTATCGTCGACATGGCCCGGCCCGACGCGGCTCCCACGGGTCAGCAAATTCCCATTCGATCGCTCGATCAAGTCGGCATGTTGACCGCAGCGTTCAACGTTCTCGTCACGCGGTTTGCCGCAGCCGAACGCACGTACCGCGCCGACCTCGCGCAAGCGGCCGACATGGACAAGGAACGATCGGCCTTCCTGGCAGGACTCAGTCACGAGCTACGCACGCCGCTCAACGCGATCCTGGGCTTTGCTCACGTGCTCGAAAGCGAAGTCGACGGTCCACTCAGCGACGAAGCGCGTGAATCTTTGGCGGTCATACGAACGAGCGGCGAGCACTTGCGGCAGCTCATCGACGACATCCTCGAGCTATCCGCGCTCGAAACGGGGACGCTCCAGCTATCGCGCAGTCCCGTCGACGTGCATCAAGTCGCCGAGCAGGTCGTTCGTGAAGCAACGGCCACCGTGGCGAACAAGCCCCTGACGCTCGCGGTCGATGGAGTGGGTGGGCTGTACGCGTTCGCGGACAAACGGCGCGTGCGACAAATTTTGACGAACCTCGTCTCCAACGCGACCAAGTTCACGACACGAGGATCGGTCACGGTACGTGTCGAGGCACTGGGCTCGTTCGTCGTGATCACCGTGCGGGATACGGGTCCGGGCATTCCGCGCGAGCAAACGGCGGCGATTTTCAAAGAGTACACGCAGCTCGGCGATGCGCGTTCGCGTGGTGGAACGGGGCTCGGTTTGGCCATCACCAAGCGGCTCGTATCGATGCACGGCGGCACGATCGACGTCACGAGCGAAATGGGGCGAGGCTCCACGTTCACCGTGTCGTTGCCGCGTTGTGAAGCGAACCAACCACCCGATGGAGCCAATGTTTCGGATTCGAACGATTTGGGTTCGTACCCGCCGCCGTCGCGTGGAGAAGCGCCCGAGGTGAGGGGATGA
- a CDS encoding serine/threonine protein kinase has product MNPGDLLQSRYRLVRLLGSGASGTVWAAKNELIDREVALKILHPDVATDSVQLQRFFNEAKASGRVRSPSIAEILDLGQAEDGSPFLVFELLHGEGLDQWIARERTLDPRVLTELMIGVVRALELAHAQGIIHRDLKPANLYAHRGSTGQLVLKILDFGISKMVEGNAAEHMTLTRTGTVVGSPAYMSPEQAAGREDIDGRADVWSLGVVLYEALTGTLPHEAPNYNALMVRIMTRDADPALSRRADLPPTLATLIDDCLRRERERRPTTTALAARLEAALLEMQPARQVIPTGNHPIAPTAAPMPAPMPVVSRLPAAAPHARTATSQRYQLNGASSDPWQGRFVLVIAAAVGVALGMVALFALSKFLLR; this is encoded by the coding sequence TTGAATCCGGGTGATCTGCTCCAGTCTCGTTATCGGCTCGTCCGCCTGCTCGGCTCAGGCGCGAGCGGAACCGTTTGGGCTGCAAAGAACGAGCTCATCGACCGCGAAGTCGCGCTCAAGATCCTTCATCCCGATGTGGCGACGGACTCCGTCCAGCTCCAGCGTTTCTTCAACGAAGCGAAGGCAAGCGGACGGGTCCGTAGTCCGAGCATCGCCGAGATCCTCGACCTCGGTCAGGCCGAAGACGGCTCGCCCTTTCTGGTCTTCGAGCTGCTCCACGGCGAAGGGCTCGATCAATGGATCGCTCGTGAACGGACACTCGATCCACGCGTGCTCACCGAGCTCATGATCGGTGTCGTCCGCGCGCTCGAGCTCGCGCATGCACAAGGCATCATCCACCGCGACCTGAAGCCCGCGAACCTCTACGCGCATCGCGGATCCACGGGACAGCTCGTGCTGAAGATTCTGGACTTCGGCATCAGCAAGATGGTCGAGGGCAACGCGGCGGAGCACATGACGCTGACGCGCACGGGTACTGTCGTCGGATCGCCGGCGTACATGAGTCCCGAGCAAGCGGCTGGGCGCGAAGACATCGACGGTCGCGCCGACGTCTGGTCGCTCGGTGTCGTGCTCTACGAAGCGCTCACAGGCACGCTGCCGCACGAAGCACCGAATTACAACGCGCTCATGGTTCGAATCATGACGCGTGATGCAGACCCTGCGCTGTCGCGTCGTGCGGACTTGCCGCCAACGCTCGCGACATTGATCGACGATTGTTTGCGTCGGGAACGTGAACGGCGTCCGACGACGACTGCGCTTGCGGCACGCCTCGAAGCAGCGCTGCTCGAAATGCAGCCTGCGCGGCAGGTGATCCCGACCGGCAATCACCCCATCGCGCCCACGGCCGCGCCGATGCCGGCACCGATGCCCGTCGTGTCACGATTGCCAGCAGCCGCGCCACATGCGCGCACGGCGACGAGCCAGCGGTATCAGCTCAATGGCGCGTCATCCGATCCGTGGCAGGGCAGGTTTGTCTTGGTCATCGCTGCCGCCGTGGGTGTGGCGCTCGGCATGGTGGCGCTGTTTGCGCTGAGCAAATTCCTGCTCCGCTAG
- a CDS encoding exo-alpha-sialidase, translated as MPSPQALKSCLLCIVMFSLGCQPDYYDSNASDPPPAPASVLYTLKNEVSALYVRAAGQDRVIFAYNDQSGFYTPSPGTGQLTPKLSQSNAGLSYSLNAGVDWIRHGPLPPNPNCGDPVCPTLLRADPWLAQNSSRILYSHLAITKTSPSLDNDDPDAVAVSKSLDGGLTWSPMRVALHDPGQFVDKSSIALFENAAVIAAIRVVGQTTWPILVATSDDAGDSWMPLTVLNVPQLNIKKNPIVRLTSATSGYLCYMELDSMSSDGIYDLRVVRLSRQAGSSTWETTRIFALENLQIDPFIEGATANPNIGPRYWRDTVPVSFDVSSDGTHLYVAFRNKLQGDTFVMLADCVDAPMGTCAHAAGTNVSWRTQNFRPGTPGISQYQPGVTASSIVNDETIALTWYEEAPFPDSVSILVVGTYSRDGGTTWSPRYNIRPERQYWEPCPNAAATQSSPGSIGDYFQSAILPLEYGVDAHPWIVTGFTASDAGCADLGEVTFDQHIQATVW; from the coding sequence ATGCCCTCACCTCAAGCGCTGAAATCTTGTCTTCTGTGTATCGTAATGTTCAGTCTAGGTTGTCAGCCGGATTATTATGACAGCAACGCCTCAGATCCGCCTCCTGCGCCTGCATCCGTACTGTACACGCTCAAAAATGAGGTGAGTGCGCTGTATGTGCGAGCGGCCGGACAGGATCGCGTGATCTTCGCGTATAATGACCAATCCGGTTTCTACACCCCTAGTCCTGGTACCGGGCAGCTAACACCCAAGCTAAGCCAAAGCAACGCGGGGCTATCTTATTCGCTCAACGCTGGGGTTGATTGGATTCGGCACGGGCCATTGCCTCCCAACCCGAATTGTGGCGATCCCGTCTGTCCGACGTTGCTCCGAGCAGATCCGTGGTTAGCCCAAAATTCATCGCGAATCTTGTACTCGCATCTCGCAATCACCAAGACATCCCCTTCGCTCGATAACGACGATCCGGATGCGGTTGCCGTCTCCAAATCACTCGATGGTGGGCTGACGTGGTCACCGATGCGCGTCGCCTTGCATGACCCAGGCCAATTCGTTGATAAATCGTCTATCGCATTATTCGAAAATGCTGCCGTCATTGCAGCAATTCGTGTTGTTGGTCAGACTACATGGCCCATATTGGTTGCTACGTCCGACGACGCAGGCGATAGCTGGATGCCTCTCACTGTTTTGAATGTTCCTCAATTGAATATAAAAAAGAACCCGATCGTACGCCTGACGAGCGCAACGTCAGGTTATTTGTGCTACATGGAGCTTGACTCCATGAGCAGCGATGGCATTTATGATTTGCGGGTCGTTCGCCTGAGTCGACAGGCCGGATCCTCAACGTGGGAAACAACTCGCATTTTCGCGCTAGAAAATCTCCAGATCGACCCCTTCATTGAGGGAGCAACGGCTAATCCCAATATTGGGCCGCGATATTGGCGTGATACGGTTCCTGTAAGCTTCGATGTTTCGAGCGATGGGACCCACCTTTACGTTGCGTTCCGCAATAAGCTGCAGGGAGATACTTTCGTTATGCTGGCGGATTGCGTAGACGCTCCGATGGGTACATGTGCACACGCCGCGGGTACCAACGTCAGTTGGCGGACCCAGAATTTTCGACCGGGTACACCCGGCATTTCGCAATATCAGCCGGGCGTCACTGCATCGAGCATCGTCAATGACGAGACAATCGCACTTACTTGGTATGAGGAAGCTCCGTTTCCTGATAGCGTAAGCATTTTAGTTGTTGGCACATATTCAAGAGATGGTGGTACCACATGGTCGCCCCGTTACAATATCCGACCGGAACGGCAATACTGGGAGCCATGTCCGAATGCAGCCGCAACGCAGAGCAGCCCTGGCTCAATTGGGGACTACTTTCAATCCGCGATTCTTCCGCTGGAATACGGCGTGGATGCGCACCCATGGATCGTCACCGGTTTCACGGCATCAGATGCCGGGTGTGCGGATCTCGGTGAAGTCACCTTCGACCAGCATATACAAGCAACGGTGTGGTGA